In Ipomoea triloba cultivar NCNSP0323 chromosome 7, ASM357664v1, a single genomic region encodes these proteins:
- the LOC116024375 gene encoding ADP-ribosylation factor-like, giving the protein MQIRRLHFSYRLCLSRFRSLDPSFISFSQGTSGRKSNGVTFTKFFSKLFAKKEMHILMVGLDASGKTTILYKLKLGCWWPGQDPSMHYFQNKHGLIFIVDSNDRDRIVEARDELHMMLNEDELHDVVLLVFANKKDLPNAMNDVGLRGKNHYPSWGCSEVGVRKLLLSKDIEGEMEASNFVWGNGKRKLEGEKIQI; this is encoded by the exons atgcaGATTCGCAGGCTTCATTTCTCCTATCGGCTCTGTCTCTCTCGTTTCCGCTCATTAGATCCCTCTTTCATAAGTTTCTCTCAGGGAACATCGGGAAGAAAGAGCAATGGAGTCACATTCACCAAGTTCTTCAGTAAGCTTTTTGCCAAGAAGGAGATGCATATCCTGATGGTTGGTCTTGATGCATCTGGTAAGACAACCATATTGTACAAGCTCAAGTTGGGATGTTGGTGGCCAGGACAAGATCCGTCCATGCACTATTTCCAGAACAAGCACGGTCTCATCTTTATTGTTGATAGCAATGATAGAGATCGTATTGTGGAGGCAAGAGATGAATTGCACATGATGTTGAATGAAGATGAGCTCCATGATGTTGTGCTGCTTGTATTTGCTAACAAAAAAGATCTTCCAAATGCAATGAATGATGTTGGACTGCGCGG CAAAAATCACTACCCCTCTTGGGGATGCTCTGAGGTTGGCGTAAGAAAATTACTTTTGTCCAAAGACATTGAAGGTGAAATGGAGGCATCTAATTTCGTGTGGGGCAATG gaaagagaaaattggAAGGGGAAAAAATACaaatctga